The DNA segment tttttttagaacttaGAGAGTCCTATTAAAGAATCACTTTGCGAAAAAACTtccataaaagaaaaaagtgttaTTTTGACCCGTAgaacacactggaaaagaaaacacattggatctagtccagactcttgaaaacatggacaagaaaaaggactcttgattcaatcagatttaagcttaaatcaaaaggaaatcgctcaaattaagaggcttggttcttgatttaagcttaaatctgattgaatcaagaatattttttcttgtcgatgtctttaagagtctggactctagatccaatgttctTTTCTTCCAGTGCACACTCCTGCAGTCTACAGAGAATGTGTGCTAAAGATCGAGTTACTTACAAGAGCTTTGACAAATACACTACATGTGTTGGCAagagaaagttacgaatatgaCAAAAAGGGTTCAGATTTGACTTTCACTCCGAACTGATAATACGTAGGTCTCTCGAACTATATGTGTGACATGTACATAACTAATGGAAGAGCCTTAAGTACACTTTGTGCTTCTAGACTAAGTATCAACGTACgacaaagcaataaaaaaatccaTGGAAGTATTTACACAATCCTTGGTAAAATACTTGGTAAGCCGTAAAAGAAGAGACTGGGTCTCCAGAAACGGAAGATTTTCAGTTGAAATACCGACTGAAAAGTTCAAGTCGTTACTTTGGAAGAATACTTCTTAAGTCGTGAGAAATTTACATGCGAGTATTCACAGATAGTGATACATTGGTGTAGAATTGGAGGGCCGGAGATCAATTTTTGACTGTAAGGCATCTTtcaaaaaccaacaaaaataaaacgaagGGGGAAATCCATAACCATCAATATTCACACGAAGCCCTTGTAGATGCATCGACAAGCGTTGTTAAAATAGCATCATCTTCGTTCAAAACGGTGGTAGGGGCGACTAGATCGCAATTAGAATCACTCAATAGACTGATTCAGTGACAACGTAAATTCTATTGCAGGAAACACTTGCACGCATTTCACCACCATAGCGCGAGGAGCGCGAATCAAGAGACAAGGTTGTGTGTTCGACTACAACTAAAccatgacgtagtcactaaataaGTCTATAGTGATCCATCACTGAGATCTGTAGTGATAGGTGAATAAGGGGTTGCCGGATCCCTCATCATAACTTgacatcattttgcaattaggaaaaaCTAGTACCGGCTTATTATGGTGACAACGAACGTACCGCTAATTTCCCTGTGAATTTAGGTTCTTCTACGGGttagctagaaatagtggttaccaattgcaaaataaagtccaaccGCTACCTTTAAGAGGAGAATCGAGCATGAGCCACGTCGGAGCCGTTGAACACTTTTCAGCTGCTGGTATTTAGGAaaccagtgggctgattattggaattgatggacAAGGCTATAGACTAAGAGGACAAAGGAGCGATTCTCTTGGTCGAAATAggctaagaaaaaaaatgatggagTAACCTAAgtgtctctcgtgggttgccgttcgttagtctattaactaccttctttgtccattgcaaccaccagcttccaccaataggacccctccaCATCCCTTTTATTTTCTATGTCTACACCTTcgtccataaatttcaatagtggaaaaacaaggatgaaaaaacgggaaacaaggctaaaaatacacaattaatgaaacccgagacgtttcgactcaaaactgagtcattttcagtcgggaacaataaaaatttaaaagaaaaacgataaaaaaacctgagccctacatggtggtggccaggatctgagagaaagagggccaccatgtagggctcaggttttttttatcgtttttcttttaaattcttattgtttccgactgaaaatgactcagttttgagtcgaaacgtctcggatttcattaatcgtgtatttttagcattgtttcccgttttttcatccttgtttttccactgttatcattgtcttgggctgctcttaaaaatttgtatctaaaaatttcaatagtcaCCCCACAGGTCATGCCATGCGGAACTAACGCTCGACTAAGAGAGAAACAGTGAAGGCGCTTACGGCAACTACCCAGGACATCGAAAGGAACTCATTGGAGAAGGAATCCACGTTGGAAGTATTATTTGTTGCGGAAGCCGGAGACTAGCTATCACAGATTTCCTCGTACCTATGCCTCATCATCTTCTTGACACAGTCTTTGTAGGTTTCGCCGGGTGCGCGGGTGATTCCCGTCGCCCGGGATCCCAAGCCCGCCGTCGCGACGCGCTGCTCGGCTTCGATGATGGTGGTCCGCCCTTGGTTCTTCTTGCCGAGACCCATTCCCTCCTGCCAGCCCATTTTCTGGAGGAGCTTATTACCCAAGTTATCGGAGCCGATCCCGGCTCTCGTTGGTTCTTCGTAGCTGACGGTCGCTTCTTTGGCTTTGAGGAAGGCTTCCTTGTAGCGGTTGGGCCTGGGCTCGTCCGGCTCGCCGTACTTCTGCCGCCGCTCCTTAGCGCGATCCCTGTACTGGACGTTCCTCTTCTGGATATCGTCGGGGTCCAATCCTCTGTCATCGTACCACTTCCGAAGGTTCTGCTTGTGCAAGTCCGACAGAGACTGGTGCTTCAGCAACACGTCTTTACTGGGGAACTGACGCTTGCACAACAAGCAAGCCAGTTTCACCCAGTCGGTGTGTTGCTTGTCTTCGTTGGCCGTGTTCTCGGCCGTCTCGTCTTCGCTGTCGCTGCCTTGGCCGTAGTTGGCGACGAGGCTTTCGGTTTTGCTCAGGAAGGGTGCGGGGTCAGGATCTATGTACAGCGCGGACTGGGTGGGCTCCTTGCGTTCGAGAACCGAGAACCGATGTCTGCAGAGCCCTGGGCCTTCGTGTTGGACGCGGCGGCTTGCGCGGCGACGAGATTCTGCTTGGCGATTTCCTTCTTGTGGTTCAGGGTCTTGGCCCACTTCTCCATGTCTTTCGCGATCCTCTTCGCTACTTTGACCTTATCGTCCTTTTCGGGCTTTTCCTTCTTCTCGGCGTCGGACGCCGGAGCAGCGAGGGCCATTCCTGCGGCTCCGCCGTTGGCTGCACCGCCGACGGATGGGACCGTGCTGGAAGTTGGTGCGGGAAGATACGTGTTGCGCGTACCGTCCCAGTACAAGAACTTGGCCAACTTGGAATTATAATAATACTGCGAATTCGCATCATAGTACAGTGTTGTGTAAGGGTCGTAATAGTAACCGGACGTCTTGTCGTACTGGTAGGTGCTCACGTCCGGGATCGGGTACGCATGCTCGCCGGAACCGGTCGGGGCTTCGACCAGAGGCGTAGCCGCGGCGGTTTTAGTACCGTCGTCTTGAGGAGTGGCAACATTGGAAGAACCCGTGGTCGGTAGCGAAATCATTTCACCATTGGAGATTTGCTTCGAGTAATACTGTAAGTAATAGGTTAAATAGGTCGCCTTTTCCTCGGGGGTCTTGGCGTATAAATTCGCGCTGTACTCCGCCAACCGGTTCACGTCTTCCAAGGTATATTGATTGCCCTCGGTCTTCTGATGGCTCCACTGCGCCGCTGCGATGGCGGCGTTGGCGGCATTGGAAGGTACCGTTGAACTACTTTGTACAGGGGTTAATTTACAGTAGGAGATATCTACAGCCCGGTTGTTGACATACAGTGTGTCCATCAGCAAACAATTATGCAAGTACATAGCATCGACGACGTTGTTCATTTCCAAGTAGCACACTCCTCGCGACATACCCGTGACGGGGTCCTTACCGATACGCACGCTCCTAATCGGCAAGTTGGACAGCTTTTCAATCGACCTAAGGACGTTTTCTTCGGTCGTTTTCAAGTCGAGATTCCTCAAAAGCACCGTGCTGGTGGGGTGCGTGCTGATCTCGTCGAGAAGATCATCGCTCCCGCCCGACGATCGCGGGGTACCGCACTTGTAGCAGTAGTCCCTCCGCTTGAAGTTGCGAGCGTTGCACTTGCAGAACCAATCGGCTCCGCCGTCGGGCTCGTTGGGCACGAAGATGCTGTACTGCATGACCGCCCGGTACAAGTCCTTGATCATGAGCTCGCCTCGCTTCCACTCGATCAGGGACTGGGCTTCCCGGGTCGTGAAGAACTCGACGAAAGCGAAGCCTCTCGAGGCGCCCGTGTCCTTCTTCCGGATGAGGCGAACGTCCTTGGGGACGAGCTGGTTCTTGAGGATCTCGTTGCGGATGTCGTCCTCGGTGACGTGCTGGACCAAGCCTCGGATGATGAGGGTCCTGTTGGGCGTCTGCTTCTTGTACGAGAACCGGTCGTACTCGAGCAGCTCGTAGTCGTAGTTGGTGTCGTCCTGCCACTCGCCGCGCTTGCTGTAGCTCGAGCTCGAGCTGTCGCGTCGATCCGGGTCCCGGAGCCGATCCTTGTCGCTGCGATGCCGACCGCCGCGAGAGTCTTCGTCCCACGAGCGGTCTTCGTCGTAGCGACTCGAGTCGCGACTCTTGCTTCGGGAGGAATGCCGACTGCTCCGATCCTCCTTGGGCGAGTCGCGCCGCGATTTCGGTGAATAAAAATCATCCCTCTTACCTTTTCTCTCGTCGCCTCTACCTCGCTCCCAGGACCTGTCCCTGGGGCTGCGACTCCTGTCCCTCCGCCGTTCGTCGCCGCGGCGCTCTTGGTCGAGAAATATCTCGACCGACCGCTTCCACGTTTCGCGGTCCTCCGGGGGGGATCGCCTCGAGCCTCGATCCCTCCGCTCGTGCCGGGAGTAGCTCCGTGAGTAGTCGCCTTCTGGGTGGGCCATCCCTCTCGTGCGGACTAAATAGCTTTACAACGGAAAAGAATCAACGTCACATTAGTGGGTTGCAAAATGAGGGTGACAACATTGGTGAGCACAAGGACCATCGACCATAGAACAACTTAACATTAACAAGGTATGGAAGACATGCTGAGATAGAAGCGACTTTCGCTTTCGACATCGTTACCGAGCTCGCCGATTAACCTCTTCCTCGTCGGAGCCGAGAATTGAACGCGCCGTCGACTCCTCGGTTTTTACGTCTTACCATTCTTTGCCCGTAAAAGTAGATTACAGCATATGCTTAAAAGGGGACCCAACGATGAGATAGATTACTGcgtcgagttttttttttcaagaaatgacctCCTCATATCAAgatcaaaaacttcaagaatacAATCGAAAAATATTATATATACGTGTTTGTTTACATAGCTTTCTCCGAGGAggtgtggggaggggggggggtgttgagtTTGGAAGAGTGCATGCTCCGTCATATTTAAGCCCTCGGCAGTCACTGGTagaaaaacctcttggttcaagagtgcaattTCTTGTCGCCGAAtttgagtctggactcttgtttcaatgcaaaatctgcttgaatcaatgcaaaatccgcttgaaacaagagttcaagactcttaaatccggcgacaagaaactgcactgttaagtcaatgcaatgcggcattggtccaagagatTTTTGTTACCAGTGCACTGAGATAACGGTGTGcacacaaaaatatgaaatccgCAGCTAATTCAGTAAACCATTAATGAATGGTCCTCAATAAAATGGGGCGGGTCGTTGATGGCACTTCTCTTCAGAGCCTGGGTTCTTCCTTACTCATCAAGGAGCAGCCAATCCTCAATTGTTTTAAATAACTCAATCGATGTCTAGTCGGTTGTCTGGTGAAGCCGATCTGATATGATTGATGATTGGAACGTCTTCGGGGAGAGGTACTCGGCATGATTTTAATGTTAGATGGTTCCTATCAAATTCGCTTTTCAACGCCAAAATCTCACTCCTTGTCTCAAAGCAACCTTCGAATTTAATTAAAGAGCTTCTCTTTGGTGTGGTGGCGACTTAAAGTTTTCAGACATGAAAAGAGGGCACGGAGTTTGGCACTAGCTCCATGCAGGActtgttaatttaaaataattgcactttttctgtaggagaataaaaaaaaggaaaaccttTAAAGTCTTAACTTTTGTGTTCCTGAAAACTGAGGAATGAAGAATTGCAGGGAATCAGTCAAACCATGTGACCTCATTTGCTACGCCTAATactaaaaacatttatttcgcTTGTGGGAAAGAGAAATCCGCCTCAATGCTGCTGATAGTTTGACAATATGTCAAAATTATTAGTATCTGAGCTTTAGCAGAAATGCTTCCCAACACGAAAAAGACTAATTAGCGCTGAGCCCTGAGACTTTAGGTAAAATAGTGCCAAAATAAAGACAGTAGTGCTGAGCTTTTTTAGGGTTCGGCCCCACTGCCTGTAGTTGGCACTATTTTACCGGAAGTGTCGGGGCTTGGCGCTAATTGTTTTTCGGATTCTTTTCTTTGCTGTGAGGATATTACGAAGTCGATATCTGTTACAATATCATATGCGTGTCATAATTCGTTAATAATTCGGGTTTcttgcttttcaattttcaactaattttcaggaaaaaattagttCCTCCTGACTTATTGTCAGGACAAAATTAGTTAATCTTAAAATTTGGGAAACTTGATATTCGTATAAGAAAATATAAACTACATCCAAACCGCAACCAGCGTTTGGCTTTAGGCTATACTTGTACATTGCaggagaaaatgtttaaatgggGAACGATAAATGGTTGAGAGCTTTATTTTTGCGGCAATCATAGAAATTAGGATTCACGTTCGAGATAATTCAAATGCCCTCGTTCTTCTCTCTTTACTTAGATCAGAATTTCCACAAAGGGCTCATACGCTTTGACGGCCtcgagaagaagaaaaatagagaTCATTGAAATTACCAATTTCTTCTCCCTTTACTGAAATAAGAAATTCCTACATAGAAATCATACGCTTTGAATGCCTAAGAAATCTTAATCCCTCATAATTGCGGTGTCTGTTTTCCTAACAACTAAGGCCATAGTTAAACCAGAgtagaagaaagaaagaataaataaaataaaatttaaaaaaaaaaaagatgactgCGCAATGAACGAGACTTCTCCGTTCAACTTGGTGTATTCACGTTCAAATCAATGTGCATAAAATATTGGTCACTGCGACTTGGATGCCAAAATGTAAATCAggcctcttgaaatttaaatcacGGTTGAATAACCGTCGTATGGACATAGAGATGGTGAATTTTGCAGATTCGTTGAATTCAAAGAGAGACTGAAAATTTCGTGAtagggagagagaaaaaaaactcgttgcAACAGATGCCTCCAATGGCAAATAGAAAAAGGGATATCAGATAAAATTAGCCATGGACTTAAAATAACgttatattatttattatcaactagaaatttcaatttcgGGGACAGAAAACTTGGCGAAAAGATGAAGAGTTTCTGCTTTAATCGCAAAGAAGGAGATCAGGGCTAAGATGTAAATGTAAATTAAGACATTCCCTTAACCAAATGTGCGACTCCAAACGCAATTTTTAAAGCTAGAAAACGCTGGGCCGTTGAAACGTGTCAAATATTCAGGAATTGTtaatgaaagtaaataaaaatattaaaaaaaaaaaaaaaaaaaagaaacggtGTAACAAACTGCAGATTTGCTGCGTTATAGTTCACTCAGAAAaggtaatattttgaaaatttgttgaacaattttaatGGTTAGAGCCAGTGCGAATTTCAAATCTCGGAAAAGTATTAGGCTTTTGTGGGACGAGAATCTGGTGAGCGATGTACGAATccgaacaaaacaaaataatcaggGATTcgcttaaagttcaaaattggtaaatttcgaaacatcaaaATACCAGATCTAGTTCTCGGAGCAGTAGAAATTCGGATACTAAAATTTTGacttcctcctttttctctccCTGATCAAGATCCGAACACTCCGAAGAGAAGAAAAACTTCGACGCACAACAGTCTGTAAAGTCTGTCAGAAAAAAAGTCTGTAAACTTCCGTGTCTCCCACAAATCGAGCTCTCGAGTGATAGCTTCCGGAGAAGAACTTGGAGGATGGCTGCAGAGAGACGAGGATCCAAAATCATCCCGGAACACTACCGAGCGTCCATCATCACTTACGAAACAATCGTGAAACAAGCGCGGGAATAACGTTAATCATTGCTGTTATTACACTCCCGATAACTGTCACTCAGTACAATTACATGGAACTCAATGTTCAATGTTCCACGAGATAATTTAATGTTCCATGTTCCACGAGATAATTTAATGTTCAATGTTCTGAGCGCGAGGCGACGGATCGGCGATGAGTCCATGGTGTCGATCGGGGCTGAAAAGAGACACGTTAGATGATCGGTTGGTTTGGCTGAGCGAACTCACCTGTAGCTGTGATGCCGTGGCTAAAATGGGCTGCAAGCAACAAATACGATTTATCGGACTTTAATCTTCCGTGCTGTAACGCTCACGTCAtctggaaaaaatcaaaagccTCCCAATATTAAACACATGGCAGGTTCGACAGAAACGTTCATCAATTTTCCGGAGAGATCACTCTTCGGCGGAACACGGATGACTCGACAGGGACGAGCAAGGGCGCGCTCAAAGTCGTGAGGGGTCACGTCACAAAACATTCGGAAGACCCGTCCTGATCGCGCGGCGCTCGGTGTCATCACGAATGTCGTCGAGCCACTGCTAGGtctaaaaacaattttaaaaacgctTTTCAGGGTACCTGCTAAaccaggctggccaaaaatcagtactcatACGGTACTTTTTCAATGCATTCTCAAGGAATTCGGTACCTCCTTGACAgaaaaatgcagtactttttcagtacctccacttgaagaaatcaaagaaatctcgaaaatttgaaatcctCGTTCGAATTGCGAAAAAAGTAGGGAGAAAATATGAATGAGAGAGTGAATGGGGCGCGAAAGGTAACATGTTCAGTAAATAAACTAAAAACTtatgttttaaaaatggaccactagacaaggtacgaatttaagcattctgatacatgttacttaaccagaatttcacgtacaGCACGATCCGCGCAACGAAAAGTAAtaaaacaaactccaaacgaagatattaacgtttttatttcacataggttacgaggaatttgaattgcccgctgacaagaaactcaaagctctacgtgagtcaaattgcacactacaacggtttcaacaagcttctcaatcgagtaatgatCATGTGTGTTGTtaaaactataagcaatttgctacagctgagccaaagggtcaagattgaggttgccagattataatatcgcagaaactgtcatgataacgtttagcgcacgatgtgaatcacggaGAGCATTGAGTtatcatgagcgggtggtttgaattcacgcatcaagaatcattaaatatctttggaaggagttaatttcggtaattttcgttgtgcgcgacgtattatacgtgaaattttgtttagaaacacgtatcagaatgctaaaattcgtaccttgtctagtggtccattctaaaaAAAGACAGAGAATTTTATAATTCCTATTTTTTAGATAAGGATTTCATTAGCCAACGTTGTTCTGTAtatttaaagaaattaattcaGTTAATTTAAATCATGTAAATAGATACAAGAGATATTCTTATAGTAGTTGcgtcttccaaaaaaaaaaaaaaaaaaaaaaaaaaaaaaaaaaaaaaaaaaaaaaaaattgcgaaaaaaatgacgttGAAACAAATTTCATTGATGGATCGAAAATTAACCGACTGCACCATCTCGATTCATCAGGGAGACGCTACTTAAAGAATCAACGCGCAGGGGATGGCTTACTTTCATGGCTTCATTAAAAAGTTAGCATGGTATAAAGGAACATCTTCCGGAAATACCGCATTCTCCGGTACTTCGCgactgcccttaaaaaaccAGTGCTGTTCCCGGACTAATGCACACTTTTTCTCTATCACCCTCCCTTTCTTTTCCACGTGATcagaatgaaacaaaaaaaaagtactgaGCTGAAActgaaaaacctgaaaatgatgaaaggaGAAATACAGAAGCAAGCAAAGTTTAGGGATGGAAAAATCAACTGGATCCAACCATTAATTGGGCCgcgttcagcaaaaaggaaccaagccaaatcagcttttgcaaaatataactgggcaatttaattttttacaggagaaagtttgtgcagattcctcggaaaatttaaGGGACTTTGCCTTGTACTAAAAAGAAAATTCGtagaaatttacacaaaaatcagcgaaactgttttcatgtaaaaaatagaattgtccgattaaatttgggaatggctgacgtggcttggttccttcctgctggAGGCGGTCCAGTTGTGAAcgtgaattttcctgaaaggaAATCGAAGACAAGGAGTTCATTGGAACGAAGAACCTAAATCTTTGCAATGCTGCCAAGACAAATGATTCCGGGAAAAAATAGCcgaatttcccaaaaaatttcccAGGAAAACTCCCTTTCTCCGGAGAAAATTCTCGTCGGCGGAAAACATGTTCTTGTTAAGAAAAATCCAATCGTACATGCAGATCAGCAGCTAAATATAAATAAACGGGCAGCTGTGGCACGACTATAGCTTTTCCCGATGAGAAAATTTCCTCGCAATAGAGCACcaccccccacccaccccccgTTGTACCCGATGTAAATCTTAGCCGCCCAACTGGTATCTGAGAGAGTAATTAATACTAATAGTTATTACTCCTCCTAAGGATgtaacatggaaaaaaaaaacaacgctGACTGCACTTAAGTAGTTCAATAGGGCAAGTGCCGTTGAACCATGCAACATACTGTATTGCCGTATGTAGCATTATGAGAAGTCCGTCCATGAGCCCAAGTTCTAAACATACGCATCATATTTGAGCTGGATGTTTCAGAAAGGGTTCTATGATATAATTATTGCCAATTTTCgaagaacaaaaaattaaaaaactgaagaaaatttttttaaaaaaattgagttgtttgtaaaaaattacataattgaaacttcaaggaaaaagtaGAGATACCGTTAACtatgaaagaaaagaagaaaaaaaaatctggaaagagAAATTCCATCAGCTGCCATGAGAATAATAGTGAAAATCAGTTGCGCGCAGATGATGAAGAAAAGATCATTCCGAAAATCACTTGGCTTCATGTGTCTTGAAACAgcatgaagtaatcaatttcctTGCCAaggagtgaaaaaataaaacagaaaacagAATAAGTGATCCTATTCACAGCTAGTAAATAAAGAGGTGTAATTCTTGATACATTTGCGTCGTTATCTGTTGTAGGTACATTGAGGCTCAAATCTTGCAACTGCACAATGCTCTAATACCGTGCTAAGAGGAAACGACCTATAAACATTTcattcctccgataaaatgtatatttgacaaaaagttgtcaatatttttccactGAATTATTCGAAAATTGCATtcaattaataaataataatttaaattcaataaataaataaggcAAAATTCAATAGATTGAGTGTaaataattaaagcaaatgagCCAATGGGCAAGATCAGAcctaagaaaaattttactctTTAAAATCTTATACAGAAAATAATTCACGTCACAGGAAGTTAGGAGATCAACTCCTGAATGAAATATTAACAAGTATGATTAACAGAGATCAAATGAAGGTATTGTAAATAATGACATCATTCACGATTTATCCTCCTTTATTCCTTATTCTTCACTATTTATCCAATGCGAAGTGTAAACACTTTAATACTTTATTCAGGAGTTGATATTCAGACTACCTGTTGagcgattaatttttttttttttttggtgaaatttagaAGAGAAAATATGATGCACAGTGATTAAATTCATCCCTTGTAAAGAGGCCAattaagaaaacaaaaaacaaaagatcAGATGTTTCTAAAAAGTACTGGTTTCAACAGTAATTTCAGGGAAATGATGATTCATTCTTCTGAAAATCTTGTGGTTAAATGTAAAACTAAGGAAAATTACTCCAATACAATGTTTCCTACTCAATACTACTACTGAGAAATAATTTTGTACACCTAAATAAGGTGACCTTCACTTTGCTTTTGCTTAGGATTTTATGGGCGCGATGCATACTTTCCATCCGCACTGCACATAGGACTtggggatgccagatgatgagggatgagtttgaggatttttgcgctcagcagagatgttttcaggagcattgggggaactagttaggaggaggggggagaaatattaccctctcctgacttcaagaaatatgagggcttttgctaagttagctgtgttgctagactttcattgtggaatttgtaattctaccaaaaatatttccatgtgaagatgaaccatcaagctaaaaatttaactcagcattcgcacaaatttataaattttttttgtggcacaatggtacaacttctgggaaacatcctgttaaaggtaacgaggcacttagcatatttcttgaaaaatttgctaaaaaaatatctttgcacatttctgcgtttgataacttatacctacaaaagtacataacgatccaaaaagtggtgaattttaccagtcaggcatcaaggggtgaaatatgggagcataaatatagcattaggtacctaagatgacatttgaatcagtgagttcgaaaatacaccaactcggaaaaaaaaattttcaggaaacacctaaaacttcgcagcgggcgaagaagttagtttaagaaaaacttgtttggtgccaaaggacgcaagaagtactctacagactttaacgcaccaagtttcagatactgatatttcatagtctgccctgaaaaatttatattttttgacctgaataacgcttgaatatttatataacttgttggcacaaggtatactgaaccgaaaaaataaaacagcatCGGATAGTcgcccgtttcccttgatcggccaaaaattggtatttccaatgaaattcttcgattcttcccttttcccgtcgccgtttcgagcacttccgattgcaatttcgaaatatccttttgcgtgcagatgcttctacttatccataagtgttactaaaccgtaaaaaagtgaaaatcgaaaaaaacccgtgttggagtgtttccgaactcactgattcattttacattattggaaacatgattatgtggatggataaggtggggagacggcagacgataggatgggttagagtaggtattggttagagagtgctcgaactgctctgagttcccgtcgcgccacgca comes from the Bemisia tabaci chromosome 7, PGI_BMITA_v3 genome and includes:
- the LOC109030111 gene encoding LOW QUALITY PROTEIN: RNA-binding protein 5 (The sequence of the model RefSeq protein was modified relative to this genomic sequence to represent the inferred CDS: inserted 1 base in 1 codon) — protein: MAHPEGDYSRSYSRHERRDRGSRRSPPEDRETWKRSVEIFLDQERRGDERRRDRSRSPRDRSWERGRGDERKGKRDDFYSPKSRRDSPKEDRSSRHSSRSKSRDSSRYDEDRSWDEDSRGGRHRSDKDRLRDPDRRDSSSSSYSKRGEWQDDTNYDYELLEYDRFSYKKQTPNRTLIIRGLVQHVTEDDIRNEILKNQLVPKDVRLIRKKDTGASRGFAFVEFFTTREAQSLIEWKRGELMIKDLYRAVMQYSIFVPNEPDGGADWFCKCNARNFKRRDYCYKCGTPRSSGGSDDLLDEISTHPTSTVLLRNLDLKTTEENVLRSIEKLSNLPIRSVRIGKDPVTGMSRGVCYLEMNNVVDAMYLHNCLLMDTLYVNNRAVDISYCKLTPVQSSSTVPSNAANAAIAAAQWSHQKTEGNQYTLEDVNRLAEYSANLYAKTPEEKATYLTYYLQYYSKQISNGEMISLPTTGSSNVATPQDDGTKTAAATPLVEAPTGSGEHAYPIPDVSTYQYDKTSGYYYDPYTTLYYDANSQYYYNSKLAKFLYWDGTRNTYLPAPTSSTVPSVGGAANGGAAGMALAAPASDAEKKEKPEKDDKVKVAKRIAKDMEKWAKTLNHKKEIAKQNLVAAQAAASNTKAQGSADIXFSVLERKEPTQSALYIDPDPAPFLSKTESLVANYGQGSDSEDETAENTANEDKQHTDWVKLACLLCKRQFPSKDVLLKHQSLSDLHKQNLRKWYDDRGLDPDDIQKRNVQYRDRAKERRQKYGEPDEPRPNRYKEAFLKAKEATVSYEEPTRAGIGSDNLGNKLLQKMGWQEGMGLGKKNQGRTTIIEAEQRVATAGLGSRATGITRAPGETYKDCVKKMMRHRYEEICDS